The following coding sequences are from one Beggiatoa alba B18LD window:
- the lspA gene encoding signal peptidase II, producing the protein MAYSPIANAPRYRALWWLSLSLLVLIIDQLTKLWANSALVYHEPYPILPFLNFTLVYNTGAAFSFLAEAGGWQRYFLTGLAIVISLVMIIWLSRLSSQQKWLAATLALILGGAIGNLIDRVLYGYVIDFIDVYYQTWHFPAFNIADSAITVGAIMLLIDALWLSHSQHAPYSS; encoded by the coding sequence ATGGCATATTCCCCAATCGCAAACGCACCGCGTTATCGTGCGTTATGGTGGTTAAGTTTATCGCTCTTAGTCCTCATCATTGACCAACTCACCAAACTTTGGGCAAACAGTGCATTGGTTTACCACGAACCGTATCCCATTCTGCCTTTTTTAAACTTTACCCTTGTTTACAATACGGGGGCTGCTTTTAGTTTTCTGGCGGAAGCAGGAGGCTGGCAACGTTATTTTTTAACAGGACTCGCTATTGTTATCAGTCTCGTGATGATTATCTGGTTGAGCCGTTTATCTAGCCAACAAAAATGGTTAGCCGCAACGTTAGCTTTAATTCTGGGGGGGGCAATCGGTAATCTTATCGACCGCGTGCTGTACGGTTATGTTATCGACTTTATTGATGTTTATTATCAAACGTGGCATTTCCCCGCGTTTAACATAGCAGACAGTGCGATTACAGTGGGGGCTATCATGTTACTGATTGATGCGCTTTGGTTGAGCCATTCCCAACACGCGCCATACTCTTCTTAA
- a CDS encoding selenium metabolism-associated LysR family transcriptional regulator, which produces MADRRLQVFYTVARLLSFTKAAEALHMTQPAVTFQVRQLEEHFNTRLFDRTHNRIALTEVGKRVFFHAEKVFEQYALMENDVREMTGNMSGFLLIGASTTIAEYMLPALLGDFKNKYPDVGIRLKVSNTEEIVSMVEDNMIDLGVVEAPVGNKSLAVELCRMDELVAIVPMNHPLTRKTAVTPQELATYPFIFREEGSGTREVVMEYLTRAGLSLYDLNVVMELGSSESIKGAVTSGMGISILSRAAIQKELQLRTLKQVQLMPRLERPFSFVHQKQKFRFRAMEELLKFASHYCSTRPLQSVA; this is translated from the coding sequence ATGGCTGATCGGCGTTTACAAGTGTTTTATACCGTTGCGCGTTTATTGAGTTTTACCAAAGCAGCGGAAGCATTACACATGACACAACCTGCGGTTACTTTCCAAGTTCGGCAGTTAGAAGAGCATTTTAATACCCGTTTATTTGACCGCACACACAATCGAATTGCCTTAACCGAAGTTGGAAAACGGGTATTTTTTCATGCTGAGAAAGTCTTTGAGCAATATGCACTGATGGAAAATGATGTGCGGGAAATGACAGGCAATATGAGCGGATTTTTATTAATCGGTGCAAGTACAACCATTGCCGAATATATGTTACCCGCGCTGTTAGGCGATTTTAAAAATAAATATCCTGATGTCGGTATCCGTTTAAAAGTCTCAAATACAGAAGAAATTGTTTCCATGGTTGAAGACAATATGATTGATTTAGGCGTGGTAGAAGCCCCTGTCGGTAATAAAAGTTTAGCGGTGGAATTGTGTCGAATGGATGAATTAGTGGCGATTGTACCGATGAATCATCCTTTAACCCGAAAAACAGCCGTAACACCGCAAGAGTTAGCGACTTATCCATTTATTTTCCGTGAAGAAGGGTCGGGCACGCGGGAAGTTGTGATGGAGTATTTAACCCGTGCAGGGTTGTCTTTGTATGATTTAAATGTCGTGATGGAATTAGGCAGTTCTGAGTCAATTAAGGGCGCAGTAACATCAGGCATGGGCATTTCTATTTTATCGCGGGCAGCAATTCAAAAAGAGTTACAGCTTAGAACCTTAAAGCAAGTGCAATTAATGCCCCGTTTAGAAAGACCATTTTCATTCGTACATCAAAAACAAAAATTCCGTTTTCGGGCAATGGAAGAACTTTTAAAATTTGCGAGCCATTACTGTAGTACGCGCCCATTGCAAAGTGTGGCGTAA
- a CDS encoding tetratricopeptide repeat protein, with the protein MSLLMDALHQAEFSKQHKPMDKKDDSVIGDENVAIQTPVLADDVHVLDWNPALIPSAEALVIKVNHLDLPNSPTAENVSNEQDNDILRWDADLICETTATMTVSEDELILIDDSTTSSSTSLQDVSDTSVETALVWDDALKLVDDEVLELEPNGEIDNKETRLVWADELFIQSSRELDDTPSRSSPDSSQTSHDLESRSAHQLYLTMGDENSESPITTENRDASPTARAFTPDTSEETTEKTVDKATHLTWDDAIFSTPHPSVAERQHNVHRILSASSARPVNTQSYWAIAGLGLFLGVAGLYYFDNIVSDTMLSAKNITGNAQHNPIPLQAHARSNQPSQIVPLTIEPMHIGISEEGDLNDSEANGTTQAEKLSTDEKPTLTIPKASSLLSARDTNNALLNLLALKSATQNSATETVTSTNSPPSPTVTTTNPTSSVSAHTVDAEVEKISIRRTVRNKNELVSHLTTAYTALQQGNLTTANRYYLQVLQQDANNRDALLGMAAIASKQQQANLAKTYYQRVLNHYPQDPVAKMGLLQILPTQDIEQQKNQLKQLLQEQPQAAYLHFGLGNAYATQGQWRSAQEAYFNAYRYDKQKADYAYNLAVSLEHLNKPQLAIPYYQQALQLASQQAVSFDPHALQTYLADLNIALPTNQTTDALSELANSH; encoded by the coding sequence ATGAGCTTATTAATGGATGCGTTGCACCAAGCAGAGTTTAGCAAACAGCATAAGCCTATGGATAAAAAGGATGATTCTGTCATAGGTGATGAGAATGTAGCGATACAAACGCCCGTGTTAGCGGATGATGTGCATGTGTTAGATTGGAATCCTGCATTAATTCCAAGCGCAGAAGCACTCGTGATTAAAGTGAATCATCTGGATTTGCCCAATTCACCAACAGCAGAAAATGTGAGTAATGAACAAGATAATGATATTTTACGATGGGATGCCGATTTAATCTGTGAAACGACGGCTACAATGACCGTAAGTGAAGACGAATTAATCTTGATTGATGATTCTACAACGTCATCATCTACTTCCCTACAAGACGTTTCTGATACTTCCGTAGAAACAGCTTTAGTCTGGGATGATGCATTAAAATTAGTCGATGATGAAGTTTTAGAGCTTGAACCAAACGGAGAAATAGACAATAAAGAGACAAGATTAGTCTGGGCTGATGAATTGTTTATTCAATCCAGCCGTGAATTAGATGATACGCCTTCTCGTTCATCTCCTGACTCAAGCCAAACCTCACACGATTTAGAAAGTCGTTCAGCCCATCAGCTTTATTTAACGATGGGAGATGAAAATAGTGAAAGTCCGATAACGACTGAAAATAGAGACGCAAGCCCAACAGCAAGAGCCTTTACGCCTGATACATCTGAAGAAACTACTGAAAAAACTGTGGATAAAGCGACGCATTTAACATGGGATGACGCTATTTTTTCAACACCACATCCCAGCGTGGCTGAAAGACAGCACAATGTACATCGGATTTTATCAGCGTCCTCAGCACGTCCTGTTAACACTCAATCTTATTGGGCAATTGCTGGTTTAGGTCTATTTTTAGGTGTCGCAGGTTTGTATTATTTTGATAATATTGTTTCTGATACGATGTTGTCAGCTAAAAATATAACAGGTAATGCACAACATAATCCTATTCCTCTTCAAGCACATGCGCGGAGTAATCAGCCTAGTCAAATCGTGCCTTTAACCATAGAGCCAATGCATATTGGTATCAGCGAAGAAGGAGATTTGAATGATTCAGAAGCCAATGGCACAACGCAAGCGGAAAAGCTCTCTACTGATGAAAAACCAACATTAACCATTCCTAAAGCGTCTTCTTTATTGAGTGCACGCGATACAAACAACGCATTATTAAATCTATTAGCACTAAAATCCGCAACGCAAAACTCCGCTACAGAAACAGTAACATCCACTAATAGCCCACCCTCTCCAACGGTGACAACGACAAACCCTACTTCGTCTGTCAGTGCGCATACGGTTGATGCTGAAGTTGAAAAAATTAGTATTCGTCGGACAGTACGCAATAAAAACGAGTTAGTCAGTCATTTGACAACGGCATATACAGCATTACAACAGGGTAATTTAACAACAGCTAACCGTTATTACTTACAAGTATTACAACAAGATGCCAATAATCGGGATGCTTTGCTAGGAATGGCAGCGATTGCCAGTAAACAGCAACAAGCAAATCTTGCAAAAACTTATTATCAACGGGTATTAAATCATTATCCACAAGACCCCGTCGCTAAAATGGGGCTATTACAAATTTTACCGACTCAAGATATTGAGCAACAAAAAAATCAGTTAAAACAACTTTTACAAGAACAACCGCAAGCCGCTTATTTACACTTTGGTTTAGGCAATGCTTATGCAACACAAGGACAATGGCGCAGTGCGCAAGAAGCCTATTTCAATGCATATCGTTACGACAAACAAAAAGCAGATTATGCGTATAACTTAGCGGTTAGTTTGGAACATTTGAATAAACCACAACTTGCCATTCCTTATTATCAACAAGCATTGCAATTAGCCTCGCAACAAGCCGTGAGCTTTGACCCACACGCTTTGCAAACTTATCTTGCTGACTTAAATATTGCCCTACCAACGAATCAAACAACCGACGCGCTTTCCGAATTAGCAAATTCACACTAA
- a CDS encoding GspE/PulE family protein yields MNPVASPTLNHEIARPRLGEILISQQIISADQLKVALTEQKKTQEQLGKILVKLGFVSEAVMRDLLGQTLGQSSIELSKLVVDHETLSLVPKQLARRYSLIPISFDKKANFLRVAMADIFNVLAIDQLVATLGGNIRVEPLLASEAEILSAIDHFYGYNLSLDGILHEIETGEVDYQSLPAGREEYSQPFVRLVDALLSDAVKRGASDIHFEPEKGFLRIRYRLDGVLQQIRSLHKSYWSAIAVRIKVLAGLNIAENRIPQDGRISLTLAGRLIDFRVSVQPTIYGENIVLRILDSQRGLLSLNQLGLMDDSLQTLKLMVARPEGLILITGPTGSGKTTTLYSVLNHLNTEAVNIMTLEDPVEYALGRVRQTAVNEGVKLDFVTGVRSILRQDPDIILVGEIRDEETAEMAFRAAMTGHQVYSTLHTNSAIGAIPRLLDIGVQPDLMADNIIGIIGQRLVRKLCSHCKQPYPPADMHRRLLGLSVNQTATLYRATGCEQCEQRGYKGRLALMEILRLDDGLQELIAHRATTYDIKHHTQRAGFRALAQEGIRRVLEGITSLEEVARVVDLTSQL; encoded by the coding sequence ATGAATCCAGTTGCCTCACCAACACTTAACCACGAAATCGCACGCCCCCGTTTAGGAGAAATTCTAATTAGTCAGCAGATTATCAGTGCTGACCAACTTAAAGTTGCGCTCACAGAACAGAAAAAGACGCAAGAACAACTAGGCAAAATTTTAGTTAAACTCGGCTTTGTCTCTGAAGCCGTGATGCGCGATTTATTAGGACAAACTTTAGGACAAAGTAGTATTGAATTGTCCAAATTAGTCGTTGACCACGAAACATTAAGCCTTGTACCGAAACAATTAGCCCGCCGTTATTCTCTTATTCCCATTAGTTTTGATAAAAAAGCAAATTTCTTACGTGTTGCAATGGCTGATATTTTCAATGTTTTAGCCATTGACCAATTGGTTGCGACCTTAGGGGGAAATATTCGGGTTGAGCCATTGCTCGCCAGTGAAGCAGAAATTTTATCGGCGATTGACCATTTTTATGGCTATAACCTCTCTTTAGATGGGATTTTGCATGAAATTGAAACGGGTGAAGTTGATTACCAAAGTTTACCCGCAGGACGGGAAGAATATAGTCAACCCTTTGTCCGTTTAGTTGATGCGTTACTTTCTGATGCGGTTAAACGGGGCGCGTCCGATATTCACTTTGAACCCGAAAAAGGCTTTTTACGGATACGTTACCGCTTAGATGGTGTATTACAACAAATTCGTAGCTTGCATAAAAGTTATTGGTCAGCGATTGCGGTGCGCATTAAAGTGTTAGCGGGTTTAAATATCGCGGAGAATCGCATCCCCCAAGATGGACGAATTAGCTTAACCCTTGCAGGACGTTTAATCGATTTTCGGGTGTCTGTGCAGCCAACGATTTACGGCGAAAACATTGTATTGCGGATTTTAGACAGTCAACGCGGTCTGTTATCGCTCAATCAATTAGGATTAATGGATGATAGTTTACAGACATTAAAACTCATGGTTGCACGCCCTGAAGGGCTTATTTTAATTACAGGGCCAACAGGGAGCGGGAAAACGACAACGTTGTATTCTGTACTGAATCATCTCAATACAGAAGCAGTTAATATCATGACCTTAGAAGACCCCGTCGAATATGCTTTAGGGCGGGTACGACAAACGGCGGTTAATGAAGGGGTTAAACTCGATTTTGTCACAGGCGTGCGCTCAATTTTACGACAAGACCCTGATATTATTCTGGTTGGGGAAATTCGTGATGAAGAGACGGCAGAAATGGCTTTTCGGGCTGCGATGACAGGGCATCAAGTCTATTCAACCTTACATACCAATTCAGCAATTGGTGCGATTCCGCGTTTATTAGATATTGGCGTACAACCTGATTTAATGGCGGATAACATTATCGGTATTATCGGACAACGCTTAGTTCGCAAACTCTGTTCGCATTGCAAACAACCCTACCCCCCAGCAGATATGCACCGTCGTTTATTAGGCTTATCGGTCAATCAAACCGCGACACTTTACCGTGCAACGGGTTGTGAACAATGCGAACAACGTGGCTATAAAGGACGTTTAGCCCTGATGGAAATTTTACGCTTAGATGATGGCTTACAAGAACTCATTGCTCATCGAGCCACCACCTATGATATTAAACATCATACGCAACGTGCAGGCTTTCGTGCCTTAGCACAAGAAGGCATCCGACGTGTTTTAGAAGGCATTACCAGTTTAGAAGAAGTTGCGCGGGTAGTTGATTTAACAAGCCAACTTTAA
- a CDS encoding thioredoxin family protein, translating into MMYEFIVYGPGCANCSNTENLIRQVLTAQNLPFTLKKVTDYQEMAIAGVLSTPTVTLNGKVMTKKAKVPTEEEVNTWLKSLA; encoded by the coding sequence ATGATGTACGAGTTTATTGTGTATGGACCAGGTTGTGCAAATTGTAGTAATACAGAAAACTTGATTCGCCAAGTATTAACTGCCCAAAATCTTCCATTTACCCTGAAAAAAGTCACAGATTATCAAGAAATGGCTATTGCGGGGGTCTTATCTACACCCACAGTAACATTGAATGGAAAGGTGATGACGAAAAAAGCTAAAGTGCCCACAGAGGAAGAAGTTAATACGTGGTTGAAGAGTCTTGCTTAA
- a CDS encoding permease produces MSLPILALKLSGAFILWLLLYLNLQVLTEALVYQIFGLSKTNAFGIAVAFFIFEVPKVLLLLSLIIFIMGVIRSFFTPESTRALLAGKANFLSHILAALLGVVTPFCSCSAVPLFIGFLTAGVPLGVTFAFLIAAPMVNEIALGLLFGLFGWHIAGLYLSMGLIIAILSGYVLGKLGMEQYVEDWVYKIPPMPDSAEARLTMNDRIELGIQAVRDIVGKVWFYVLLGIAVGAGIHGYVPENILASLLGASWWSVPLAILVGIPMYSNAAGVIPIVQALLAKGAALGTVLVFMMAVTALSLPEMIILRKVLKVRLIVTFISIVALGILTVGYLFNAIM; encoded by the coding sequence ATGTCACTACCCATATTGGCTCTAAAATTAAGTGGCGCATTTATCCTGTGGCTACTGTTATATCTCAATTTACAAGTATTGACTGAAGCATTGGTTTACCAAATTTTTGGCTTATCTAAAACGAATGCTTTTGGCATTGCTGTGGCTTTTTTTATTTTTGAAGTTCCAAAAGTTTTATTATTACTTTCATTGATTATTTTCATAATGGGGGTCATTCGTTCTTTTTTCACGCCAGAATCTACCCGCGCCTTATTAGCAGGTAAAGCAAATTTTCTAAGCCATATTCTTGCTGCATTACTCGGCGTAGTTACCCCATTTTGTTCCTGTTCTGCTGTACCGCTGTTTATTGGATTTCTCACCGCAGGTGTGCCCTTAGGAGTCACTTTTGCATTTTTAATCGCAGCCCCAATGGTGAATGAAATCGCGCTAGGGTTGTTATTTGGTTTATTTGGCTGGCATATCGCAGGCTTGTATTTAAGCATGGGGTTAATCATTGCAATTCTATCAGGCTATGTGTTGGGAAAACTCGGTATGGAACAGTATGTAGAAGATTGGGTTTATAAAATCCCGCCAATGCCAGATAGTGCTGAAGCACGGTTGACAATGAATGATCGCATCGAGTTAGGCATACAAGCTGTGCGCGATATCGTTGGCAAAGTCTGGTTCTATGTATTATTAGGGATTGCCGTTGGGGCAGGAATTCATGGTTATGTCCCTGAAAATATTTTAGCTTCTCTACTGGGGGCAAGTTGGTGGTCAGTGCCTTTAGCCATTCTTGTTGGGATTCCGATGTATTCCAACGCTGCTGGCGTTATTCCCATTGTACAAGCCTTACTCGCTAAAGGCGCAGCTTTAGGGACAGTGTTGGTATTTATGATGGCAGTTACTGCCTTATCGTTGCCTGAAATGATTATTTTACGCAAGGTGTTAAAAGTCCGTCTTATTGTGACTTTCATCAGTATTGTTGCTTTGGGAATTTTAACTGTTGGGTATTTATTTAACGCTATCATGTGA
- a CDS encoding response regulator codes for MTGQSLDPHILIVDDKSTNIQFLGMVLRQQNYRISVAQDGYQAIKIVDKIIPDLILLDIMMPEMDGFETCLKLKENPALKNVPIIFLTAKDDTEDILKGFQLGAADYITKPFNSAVLLARVATHINLRQKTQLLEQQRQKTQIALQISQEKYRFLVENQTDFVIKLDAQGQFLFASPSYCEKLQKNENQLLGTTFTQYLIPEEQTNFTQLCEQLQHPPHIGHIELQLPQTQPLCWVAWSCKAILGHDKQIQEIVSVGRDITARRQAEEKARQTLHELAHISRLNTMGEMTTALAHEINQPLTAILSFSQAGLRLIDTPNFDLEDLRLALTGIERNSKLASEIIKRIRFFARKDKQFKKEPIDINQLINEVEYLVHPELRRHQVQLSLALSPHLPPVTIDNIQIQQVILNLVRNAMDAVLAVTTQRIITIKTMLSSPHYLEVAIYDTGIGIAPEVKNTLFEPFITTKNNGVGIGLSICRSIIDEHGGQLHFTDNPQGGSIFRFSLPIREIDK; via the coding sequence ATGACTGGTCAATCTCTCGACCCCCATATTCTTATCGTGGATGATAAATCCACTAATATTCAATTTTTAGGGATGGTTTTACGCCAACAAAACTACCGCATCAGTGTTGCCCAAGATGGTTACCAAGCAATTAAAATTGTTGATAAAATCATCCCTGACCTCATCTTGCTCGATATCATGATGCCTGAAATGGATGGTTTTGAAACCTGCTTAAAATTAAAAGAAAATCCTGCACTCAAAAACGTCCCTATCATCTTTCTTACTGCTAAAGATGACACAGAAGACATCTTAAAAGGCTTCCAACTCGGCGCGGCGGATTACATCACCAAACCTTTTAACTCAGCGGTTTTACTAGCCCGTGTTGCAACACATATCAACTTACGCCAAAAAACCCAGTTACTAGAACAACAACGTCAAAAAACACAAATCGCTTTACAAATTAGTCAAGAAAAATACCGTTTTTTAGTCGAAAACCAAACCGATTTTGTGATTAAACTAGACGCACAAGGACAATTCTTATTTGCTAGCCCCTCCTACTGCGAAAAACTCCAAAAAAATGAAAATCAACTCCTTGGGACAACATTCACGCAATACTTAATCCCCGAAGAACAAACCAACTTTACGCAACTGTGCGAACAGCTCCAACATCCTCCTCATATAGGACATATAGAACTACAACTCCCCCAAACACAGCCCCTATGCTGGGTTGCATGGTCATGTAAAGCCATACTAGGACATGACAAACAAATTCAAGAAATTGTTAGCGTTGGTAGAGACATTACCGCCCGCCGTCAAGCAGAAGAAAAAGCCCGCCAAACACTACACGAACTCGCCCATATCTCCCGCCTCAACACCATGGGCGAAATGACCACCGCGCTTGCTCATGAAATCAACCAACCCTTAACAGCAATTCTAAGCTTTTCCCAAGCAGGGCTACGCCTCATTGATACACCAAATTTTGATTTAGAAGACCTGCGCCTTGCTCTCACAGGCATAGAACGCAACAGCAAACTTGCCAGCGAAATTATCAAACGTATTCGCTTTTTTGCACGAAAAGACAAACAATTTAAAAAAGAACCGATAGATATTAATCAACTGATTAATGAAGTAGAATATCTCGTTCATCCTGAACTACGTCGCCATCAAGTACAACTAAGCCTAGCACTTAGCCCACACCTCCCCCCCGTTACGATTGATAACATTCAAATCCAACAAGTGATTTTAAATCTTGTTCGCAATGCAATGGATGCTGTTTTAGCCGTAACAACACAACGCATCATTACCATTAAAACCATGCTTTCCAGTCCTCACTATTTAGAAGTTGCGATTTACGACACAGGCATCGGCATTGCCCCTGAAGTAAAAAACACACTCTTTGAACCTTTTATAAC